In a single window of the Rhodoferax saidenbachensis genome:
- the hydA gene encoding dihydropyrimidinase: MTTSNATLIRNGRVITATDDYVADVLLQGGIIHTIGQNIEVGGDVTVVDATGLYVLPGGVDTHVHLENVIGPTITTDTFASGTKAAAFGGTTTIVDFALQTEIDSPLGAIARAQRSAESQVNVDYSLHVIVTRVDDQVLRDVRHAMRHEGVTSFKMFMAYPGIMMADDASIFRMLRQVGADGGMVALHAENGTVIDLLIKEALEAGHTSPRYHALTRPSLMEGEATHRGIRLAELANAPIYFVHVSSNDALKHIVQARSEGIPVFAETCPHYLLFDDAVYDNDDFETAKYVMTPPLRKPDDQKHLWRALRYDDLQVIATDHCPFCMKEGHLGLRSSKLRGTDNFAQIPNGAPGIETRLVSLFDIGVMQGKLSLNRFVELTSTTPAKLFGLFPKKGTIAVGSDADVVLFNPAVTQTIHAKNLHSDCDYTLLEGRSLQGRVEKVFLRGNLIVDGHHWHGREGMGRFVPRGEVRAF; the protein is encoded by the coding sequence TTGACAACCAGCAATGCAACCTTGATCCGCAACGGCCGCGTGATTACCGCGACCGACGACTACGTGGCTGATGTGCTCCTGCAAGGCGGCATCATTCACACCATTGGTCAGAACATTGAAGTGGGAGGGGATGTCACGGTGGTCGATGCCACCGGTTTGTACGTATTGCCAGGGGGCGTGGACACCCATGTGCACCTGGAAAACGTGATTGGCCCGACCATCACCACCGACACCTTTGCCAGCGGCACCAAGGCGGCGGCCTTTGGCGGTACCACCACCATTGTGGACTTTGCCCTGCAGACAGAGATTGACTCGCCGTTGGGTGCGATTGCCCGGGCCCAGCGCTCTGCAGAGTCGCAGGTGAATGTGGACTACAGCCTGCACGTGATCGTCACCCGGGTCGATGACCAGGTACTGCGCGATGTGCGCCACGCCATGCGCCATGAGGGCGTCACCAGTTTCAAGATGTTCATGGCCTATCCCGGCATCATGATGGCCGACGACGCCTCCATCTTCCGCATGCTGCGCCAGGTCGGAGCAGATGGCGGCATGGTGGCCCTGCATGCTGAAAATGGCACGGTGATTGACCTCCTGATCAAGGAAGCACTGGAGGCTGGCCACACCTCGCCGCGCTACCACGCGCTCACACGTCCCTCGCTCATGGAAGGCGAGGCTACGCACCGCGGCATCCGTCTGGCGGAGCTGGCGAATGCGCCGATTTACTTCGTGCACGTGTCCAGTAACGATGCGCTGAAACACATTGTGCAGGCACGTAGCGAGGGCATACCGGTATTTGCCGAGACCTGCCCGCATTACCTGCTGTTTGACGACGCGGTCTACGACAACGACGACTTCGAGACGGCCAAATACGTGATGACGCCGCCGCTGCGCAAGCCCGATGACCAAAAGCACTTGTGGCGTGCCCTGCGGTACGACGATTTGCAGGTGATTGCCACCGACCACTGCCCGTTTTGCATGAAGGAAGGCCACCTGGGACTGCGCAGTTCCAAGTTGCGCGGCACGGATAACTTTGCGCAGATTCCGAATGGCGCACCCGGCATTGAAACCCGGCTGGTCAGCCTGTTTGACATTGGCGTGATGCAGGGCAAGCTGTCGCTCAACCGTTTTGTGGAACTCACCTCGACCACCCCGGCCAAGCTCTTTGGCCTGTTTCCCAAGAAGGGCACGATCGCGGTGGGTAGCGATGCCGACGTGGTGCTTTTCAACCCGGCGGTCACGCAGACCATCCACGCCAAGAACCTGCACAGCGACTGCGACTACACCTTGCTGGAAGGCCGCAGTCTCCAGGGGCGTGTGGAGAAAGTCTTCCTGCGCGGCAACCTGATTGTGGATGGCCACCACTGGCATGGCCGCGAAGGGATGGGCCGATTCGTGCCCCGTGGTGAGGTGCGTGCCTTCTGA
- a CDS encoding cysteine desulfurase-like protein — translation MQTTSTLNIDHIRAEFPTLSNGFAYLDNAGGSQVLRRVADRVRDYLLTSSVQLGASYAHSQDAGSKVLAARKSVAELINAEYDDEVVMGGATTALMFQVTQAILPSIQPGDEIIVTNTDHEANIGGWLRLQSAGAVVRFWNVNPQTLELDLSDLEKMLSPRVKWVAMTHASNILGTVNPVAKVADLVHHVGARLCVDAVAYAPHRLVDVRASGADLYVFSFYKVFGPHYAVLWGRRELLLSLASLNHYFIPNDTLPYKLQPGNVNYELSYGCIGINDYLTDVGTQLGVKGSSRQKMQAAFDAFEHHEDRLAEQLLSYLRSKKNVRIIGLPEAKSGQRVPTISFMVDGKMSESIVRHTDRFNIGIRFGDFYAKRLIESLGLHVWGGVVRVSIAHYNTVAEIDHLIRHLDEAIG, via the coding sequence ATGCAGACCACATCCACTCTCAATATCGACCATATCCGCGCCGAATTTCCGACGCTTTCCAACGGCTTTGCGTATCTGGACAACGCGGGCGGCTCCCAGGTCCTGCGCCGCGTGGCGGACCGGGTGCGCGACTACCTGCTTACCAGCAGCGTGCAGTTGGGCGCCAGTTACGCGCATTCGCAGGATGCCGGAAGCAAGGTGCTGGCCGCCCGCAAATCGGTAGCGGAGCTGATCAATGCGGAGTACGACGATGAAGTGGTCATGGGCGGTGCCACCACGGCACTGATGTTCCAGGTCACGCAAGCCATCCTGCCCAGCATTCAGCCGGGCGATGAAATCATCGTGACCAATACAGACCATGAGGCCAACATTGGAGGCTGGCTGCGCCTGCAAAGTGCCGGGGCCGTCGTACGGTTCTGGAACGTCAACCCCCAGACACTGGAGCTGGATCTTTCCGATCTGGAAAAAATGCTGTCGCCCAGGGTGAAGTGGGTGGCCATGACCCATGCCTCCAATATCCTGGGCACTGTCAACCCGGTGGCCAAGGTGGCGGATCTGGTGCACCACGTCGGCGCGCGGCTGTGCGTGGATGCCGTGGCCTATGCACCGCACCGCTTGGTGGACGTGCGCGCCAGCGGCGCCGATCTGTATGTCTTCAGCTTCTACAAGGTGTTTGGGCCCCATTACGCCGTGTTGTGGGGGCGCCGGGAGTTGCTGCTGAGCTTGGCCAGCCTGAACCACTATTTCATTCCCAATGACACGCTGCCGTACAAGTTGCAACCCGGCAACGTGAACTACGAGCTCTCCTACGGTTGCATCGGCATCAACGACTATCTGACCGACGTCGGAACCCAATTGGGCGTTAAAGGCAGTTCGCGGCAAAAGATGCAGGCCGCGTTTGATGCCTTTGAACACCACGAAGACCGCCTGGCCGAACAGTTGCTGTCTTACCTCCGCAGCAAAAAGAACGTGCGCATCATCGGCTTGCCCGAGGCGAAATCGGGCCAACGCGTACCCACCATCAGCTTCATGGTGGACGGCAAGATGAGCGAGTCCATCGTGCGGCACACCGATCGTTTCAACATCGGTATTCGTTTTGGTGACTTCTATGCCAAGCGCCTGATTGAAAGCCTGGGTCTGCATGTCTGGGGCGGCGTGGTGCGTGTCTCCATCGCGCACTACAACACGGTGGCGGAAATCGACCACCTCATACGCCATTTGGATGAGGCCATCGGCTGA
- a CDS encoding amino acid ABC transporter ATP-binding protein — protein sequence MQALIQIQKLRKSYGAVEVLHDIDLDIRSGEVVVVVGPSGSGKSTLIRCINLLEEYQGGVVLVDGLKVEKGPELAKVRAEVGMVFQSFNLFPHLSTLENVALGPLRVRKSNRKDAEAKARELLVKVGMAEHAHKYPAQLSGGQQQRVAIARALAMEPKVILFDEPTSALDPEMVGEVLDVMQNLAKTGVTMVIVTHEMGFARRVADRVIFMEAGRIVEQGEPQQFFNTPQEARTQAFLKAILQH from the coding sequence ATGCAAGCCCTCATACAGATTCAAAAATTGCGCAAGTCCTATGGCGCGGTGGAAGTGCTGCACGATATCGATCTGGATATCCGATCCGGTGAAGTGGTCGTGGTGGTCGGCCCATCGGGCTCTGGCAAGTCCACGCTCATCCGCTGCATCAACCTGCTGGAGGAATACCAGGGTGGGGTCGTACTGGTTGATGGCCTCAAGGTGGAAAAAGGCCCGGAGCTTGCCAAAGTGCGCGCGGAAGTGGGCATGGTGTTTCAAAGCTTCAACCTGTTCCCCCATCTGAGCACGCTGGAAAACGTCGCGCTGGGCCCACTGCGTGTGCGCAAGAGCAACCGCAAAGACGCTGAAGCCAAGGCCCGGGAATTGTTGGTCAAAGTGGGTATGGCCGAACATGCGCACAAGTACCCCGCGCAGTTGTCAGGCGGGCAGCAGCAGCGCGTCGCCATTGCCCGTGCACTGGCCATGGAGCCCAAGGTCATTCTGTTTGACGAGCCCACGTCAGCACTAGACCCGGAGATGGTGGGTGAGGTGCTGGACGTGATGCAGAACCTGGCCAAGACCGGCGTCACCATGGTCATCGTGACCCATGAAATGGGCTTTGCCCGGCGCGTGGCAGACCGGGTCATCTTCATGGAAGCCGGGCGCATCGTCGAGCAGGGTGAGCCCCAGCAGTTTTTCAATACGCCCCAGGAGGCACGTACCCAGGCGTTCCTCAAGGCCATTCTTCAACACTAA
- a CDS encoding amino acid ABC transporter permease, which translates to MSLIETFFNWSVFVGALPALLEGLWITIMLGVVSIVAGMVSGLGMALARLYGAGPVQALARIYTDVLRSIPLLVLLVLVYYALPFVGIRMSSFASAAVAISLVSCAYTAEIFRAGIEAIPKGQFEAADAIGLGFFSSMRYVILPQAFRIVVPPLTSNCINVLKDTALASVVAMPDLLKQATQAQALAANPTPLIGAAVLYLLILLPLVRLVSYFESRHSKNTR; encoded by the coding sequence ATGAGCTTGATTGAGACATTCTTCAATTGGTCCGTTTTTGTGGGCGCGCTTCCCGCGTTGCTGGAAGGACTCTGGATCACCATCATGCTGGGGGTCGTCAGCATTGTTGCGGGGATGGTCTCCGGGCTGGGTATGGCATTGGCCCGCCTCTATGGTGCAGGCCCGGTCCAAGCGCTCGCACGCATCTACACCGATGTCTTGCGCTCCATTCCTTTGCTGGTGCTGCTGGTGCTGGTCTATTACGCCCTGCCATTTGTGGGCATCCGCATGTCGTCGTTTGCATCCGCGGCGGTGGCGATCAGTCTGGTGTCGTGTGCGTACACGGCAGAAATTTTCAGGGCGGGCATCGAAGCCATACCCAAAGGCCAGTTCGAAGCGGCAGATGCCATCGGTCTGGGCTTCTTCAGCAGCATGCGGTATGTCATCTTGCCGCAGGCGTTCCGCATTGTTGTACCGCCGTTGACCAGCAATTGCATCAACGTGCTCAAGGACACAGCCTTGGCCTCGGTCGTGGCCATGCCCGATCTGCTCAAACAAGCCACCCAGGCGCAGGCCCTGGCGGCGAACCCGACACCCCTGATCGGGGCCGCAGTCCTGTACCTCCTGATTCTGTTGCCACTGGTGCGATTGGTGAGCTACTTTGAATCGCGCCACAGCAAGAACACACGTTAA
- a CDS encoding transporter substrate-binding domain-containing protein, translating into MKFKGLAARLVLTMVAVATTAGSAMAADWVVGANIGNVPWEFQDASGKFVGFEIDLVNEVAKRAGKTVQIENIPFNGLFPAVQSGRIQIAVSSITITPKRLESLAFAQPYYDSDQSLSVLKTAKIDKLEDLSGKTVGVDTASTGDIYATENTAKLKIAKISRYEGLAPAMLDLAAGRIDGYISDIPAVEYYIKDKPQYKIAARIPTNERYSFMFAKNFAEAAKINDILTTLKKEGFVAATHKKWFGSTPPDSSSSVKVMDVPKL; encoded by the coding sequence ATGAAGTTCAAAGGATTAGCAGCACGCTTGGTGCTCACGATGGTTGCGGTTGCGACTACCGCTGGCTCTGCCATGGCGGCGGATTGGGTGGTCGGGGCCAACATTGGCAATGTGCCCTGGGAATTCCAGGATGCTTCCGGCAAGTTTGTCGGTTTCGAGATTGACTTGGTGAATGAAGTGGCCAAACGGGCTGGCAAGACGGTGCAGATCGAGAACATTCCGTTCAACGGCCTGTTCCCTGCGGTGCAATCCGGCCGCATCCAGATCGCGGTGTCCTCCATCACCATCACGCCCAAGCGCCTGGAATCGCTGGCATTTGCCCAGCCGTATTACGACAGTGACCAGTCCCTGTCGGTGTTGAAGACAGCCAAAATCGATAAGCTGGAAGACCTCTCTGGCAAGACGGTGGGCGTGGATACCGCATCTACCGGTGACATCTATGCCACTGAAAACACCGCGAAGCTGAAGATCGCCAAGATCTCGCGCTACGAAGGACTGGCACCTGCGATGTTGGACCTGGCGGCTGGGCGTATCGACGGCTACATCAGTGATATTCCCGCCGTGGAGTACTACATCAAGGACAAGCCCCAGTACAAGATTGCGGCACGCATTCCCACCAACGAGCGCTACTCCTTCATGTTCGCCAAAAACTTTGCCGAAGCGGCCAAGATCAACGACATCCTGACCACGCTGAAGAAAGAAGGCTTTGTGGCTGCGACCCACAAAAAGTGGTTCGGGTCCACCCCACCAGACTCTTCTTCCAGTGTCAAAGTGATGGACGTGCCCAAACTCTAA
- a CDS encoding DMT family transporter — MNSFWRTRQGIGILLIILATFAFAALDTATKHATTLVPVLMLLWFRYAFQAVVTFAMRFPVQRGGLFKTANPRFQALRGTLLLVTSACSFFGLQQLPVGEFTAIVMLTPLVAVVLAALVLKTPVSRTRWVLMLFGFLGVLLVIRPGGKVFGWALLFPALLVTTYAWFQMLTSQMSADENPYTTHFFTGLVGALLMTPVVIFSWSTPALLAHWPWFVLVGFLGTFGHLMLIRAYMHASAAVITPYLYTQIAFATLCGWVIFDHVPDAVAWAGILVIAVCGVCNSMITARAFAKAASLRVG; from the coding sequence ATGAATTCATTCTGGCGAACGCGACAGGGCATCGGCATCCTGTTGATCATTCTGGCGACGTTCGCTTTTGCGGCACTCGACACGGCAACCAAACATGCCACCACGCTGGTACCGGTGCTGATGCTGTTGTGGTTTCGTTATGCATTTCAAGCGGTGGTGACCTTTGCGATGCGGTTTCCTGTGCAGCGCGGCGGATTGTTCAAAACAGCCAACCCCCGCTTCCAGGCCCTGCGTGGAACGCTGCTGCTGGTGACCAGTGCCTGCTCGTTCTTCGGCTTGCAACAATTGCCGGTCGGAGAGTTCACCGCCATCGTGATGTTGACCCCGCTGGTAGCGGTGGTGCTGGCTGCGCTGGTACTGAAAACCCCGGTCTCCCGCACGCGGTGGGTGTTGATGCTGTTCGGTTTTCTGGGCGTGCTGCTGGTCATTCGGCCAGGGGGCAAAGTATTTGGCTGGGCCCTGTTGTTCCCCGCGCTGCTGGTGACCACCTACGCCTGGTTCCAAATGCTGACCAGCCAAATGAGCGCTGATGAAAACCCCTACACCACGCATTTCTTCACCGGGTTGGTCGGGGCGCTGCTCATGACTCCGGTCGTCATCTTCAGCTGGAGCACCCCTGCGCTGCTGGCGCATTGGCCCTGGTTTGTGCTGGTCGGCTTCCTGGGAACCTTTGGGCACCTGATGCTGATTCGGGCCTACATGCATGCGTCTGCGGCGGTCATCACGCCTTACCTGTACACCCAAATTGCATTCGCCACGCTGTGTGGCTGGGTGATCTTCGACCACGTCCCTGACGCCGTGGCCTGGGCGGGGATACTGGTGATTGCCGTGTGCGGGGTGTGCAATTCAATGATCACCGCACGCGCATTTGCAAAAGCGGCTTCACTGCGGGTCGGCTAG
- a CDS encoding LysR family transcriptional regulator — MDLPLNALRAFEVSARHLSFTRAGLELHLTQTAVSQHVKNLEDRLGKKLFRRVPKGLALTDEGMALLPVLVDAFERIESTLETFKATHKKEVLSVGVVGTFAVGWLLPRMREFQTRHPFVELRLFTNNNRVDLAGDGLDYAIRFGDGHWHGTEAVHLLSAPLAPVCAPSMASRIHAIRDLGRETLLRSYRTDEWLAWFQAAGLEPPLLTGPMFDSSLVLADAAAQGSGVALLPVRLFSRDLRGGRLVCLFDTQVELGSYWLTRLKTRRESDAMLAFRDWLAQSCNGL, encoded by the coding sequence ATGGATTTGCCGCTGAATGCCTTGCGCGCCTTTGAGGTCTCTGCGCGCCATCTGAGCTTTACCCGCGCGGGGCTGGAACTGCACCTGACGCAGACCGCAGTGAGCCAGCACGTGAAGAATCTGGAAGACCGGTTGGGCAAGAAGTTGTTCAGGCGCGTGCCCAAAGGTCTGGCCCTGACCGATGAAGGCATGGCCTTGCTGCCTGTGCTGGTGGACGCGTTTGAACGCATTGAATCCACACTGGAGACCTTCAAGGCCACACACAAGAAAGAAGTGCTCTCCGTCGGGGTGGTAGGTACCTTTGCGGTGGGCTGGCTGCTGCCGCGCATGCGTGAGTTTCAAACGCGGCATCCGTTTGTGGAGCTGCGGCTGTTCACCAACAACAACCGGGTGGACCTGGCCGGGGATGGCCTGGACTACGCCATTCGTTTTGGCGACGGCCACTGGCACGGCACGGAAGCCGTTCACCTGTTGTCCGCTCCACTGGCGCCGGTGTGTGCGCCGTCCATGGCAAGCCGTATCCACGCCATCCGTGACCTGGGGCGCGAAACCCTGTTGCGCTCGTACCGCACGGATGAATGGCTGGCCTGGTTCCAGGCGGCTGGGCTGGAGCCGCCGCTGTTGACCGGGCCCATGTTTGATTCGTCGCTGGTGCTGGCCGATGCGGCCGCGCAAGGGTCTGGGGTGGCGCTGCTGCCGGTGCGCCTGTTCAGCCGCGACCTGCGGGGCGGGCGTCTGGTTTGCCTGTTCGACACGCAGGTGGAGTTGGGCAGTTATTGGCTGACACGGCTCAAGACGCGCCGCGAGAGTGATGCGATGCTGGCGTTTCGGGACTGGCTGGCGCAGAGTTGCAATGGTCTGTGA
- the bla gene encoding class A beta-lactamase has product MALGSSALLPKNSFASSRQTQITAALQKLEAQAQGRLGVHLLDTASGQEYGYRSDERFMMLSSFKLLASALVLARADRGQESLERRIRYGRQDLVPWSPVTEAHVDGEGLTLAQLCHATITTSDNTAANLILASYGGPQALTAFARQLGDTVTRLDRKEPELNVRKGILDTTSPRAMAKTLQTLLLGNALSSPSRQLLQQWMLANTTGGKRLKAGLPEGWGIGDKTGTNKTSANDIGILLPPQGAPMVVTAYLADSAVSSQRREDAIAEVARVVAGILR; this is encoded by the coding sequence ATGGCCTTGGGCAGTAGCGCCCTTTTGCCCAAGAATAGTTTTGCCAGTAGCCGACAAACCCAGATCACGGCGGCACTGCAAAAACTGGAGGCACAAGCCCAGGGCCGTTTGGGCGTCCACCTACTAGACACCGCTTCTGGCCAGGAATACGGCTACCGCTCGGACGAGCGTTTCATGATGCTCAGCTCCTTCAAGTTATTGGCAAGCGCTCTGGTGCTGGCGCGTGCCGACCGCGGCCAGGAATCACTGGAGCGGCGCATTCGCTACGGCCGGCAGGATCTGGTGCCATGGTCCCCGGTAACCGAGGCGCATGTGGATGGCGAAGGACTCACGCTGGCGCAGCTCTGCCATGCCACCATCACCACCAGCGACAACACCGCTGCCAACCTCATCCTGGCCAGTTATGGCGGCCCCCAAGCGCTCACTGCATTTGCTCGCCAACTGGGCGACACGGTCACGCGCCTGGACCGCAAAGAGCCTGAACTCAATGTCCGCAAAGGCATTCTGGATACCACCTCGCCCCGCGCCATGGCCAAGACCCTGCAAACGCTGCTGCTGGGTAACGCGCTGTCATCCCCGTCGCGCCAACTGCTCCAACAATGGATGCTGGCCAACACCACAGGCGGGAAACGGCTTAAAGCTGGCCTTCCAGAAGGCTGGGGCATTGGCGACAAGACAGGCACCAACAAAACCAGCGCCAACGACATCGGCATCCTGCTGCCACCACAAGGCGCGCCCATGGTGGTCACAGCCTACCTGGCCGATAGCGCAGTCAGTAGCCAGCGCAGGGAGGATGCGATTGCCGAAGTGGCCCGCGTGGTCGCCGGGATTCTGCGGTAA
- a CDS encoding RNA recognition motif domain-containing protein, translating into MGKKLYVGNLSYSVDDQSLNQNFSDFGTVSSAKVMTDRDSGRSKGFGFVEMSSEAEAQAAISGMHGKSVDGRDMVVNEARPMEPRTGGGGGGGYGGGGGGGGYGGGRNSY; encoded by the coding sequence ATGGGCAAGAAACTTTACGTCGGCAACCTCTCCTACTCGGTAGATGACCAATCCCTGAACCAGAACTTTTCCGACTTTGGCACCGTTTCGTCGGCCAAGGTCATGACAGACCGCGACAGCGGCCGCTCCAAAGGCTTCGGCTTTGTGGAAATGTCCAGCGAAGCAGAAGCCCAAGCCGCCATCAGCGGCATGCACGGCAAATCCGTCGATGGCCGCGACATGGTCGTGAATGAAGCCCGCCCAATGGAACCACGTACCGGCGGCGGCGGCGGTGGTGGATACGGCGGTGGTGGTGGTGGCGGCGGTTACGGCGGTGGCCGTAACAGCTACTAA
- a CDS encoding transglutaminase family protein: protein MRGMPVFDITHTTHYRYAQPVMLGLHQVLFRPRDSHDLRVLATSMEVTPEPLDVRLIQDAYSNSVALVQPQSPAAEFKVVCHYSVEHTGTRALDFALDPRAQSYPFAYEAEERIALAHYLQPYYDDPDGSLMAWAQGFVAPTGNTGARELLVAMTQFIRNTFQYRARYDEGVQTPYDTLRWQSGTCRDFATLMIEAVRQLDYAARFVSGYLYMPSLDDGSLPGFSLGSTHAWLQVYLPSAGWIPFDPTNNLVGGSDLIRVGVARHASLASPVRGSWYGNASDYLGMDVDVQVRNAAS, encoded by the coding sequence ATGCGGGGTATGCCCGTATTCGACATCACCCACACCACACACTACCGCTACGCTCAGCCCGTCATGCTGGGCCTGCACCAGGTGCTTTTTCGGCCCCGTGACAGCCATGACCTGCGGGTACTTGCAACGTCCATGGAGGTCACGCCCGAGCCACTGGATGTGCGGCTGATTCAGGATGCGTATTCGAATTCGGTGGCGCTGGTGCAGCCGCAAAGCCCGGCCGCAGAGTTCAAGGTGGTGTGCCACTATTCGGTGGAGCACACCGGCACACGGGCGCTGGACTTTGCACTGGACCCGCGCGCGCAGTCGTATCCGTTTGCCTACGAGGCCGAAGAGCGTATCGCGCTGGCGCACTACCTGCAACCGTATTACGACGACCCCGATGGCAGCCTGATGGCTTGGGCGCAGGGTTTCGTAGCGCCCACGGGCAACACCGGTGCGCGGGAGCTGCTGGTGGCCATGACGCAGTTCATCCGCAATACCTTCCAGTACCGCGCCCGCTACGACGAAGGGGTGCAAACACCGTACGACACCTTGCGCTGGCAAAGCGGGACCTGTCGCGACTTCGCTACCCTGATGATCGAAGCCGTGCGCCAGCTCGACTATGCCGCGCGTTTTGTGTCGGGGTATCTGTACATGCCGTCACTGGACGACGGCAGCTTGCCCGGCTTCAGCCTGGGCTCCACGCATGCGTGGCTGCAGGTGTACTTGCCCAGTGCGGGGTGGATACCGTTTGACCCGACCAACAATCTGGTGGGTGGCTCGGACCTGATCCGTGTGGGGGTGGCCCGCCACGCCAGCCTGGCGTCACCGGTGCGTGGCAGTTGGTACGGCAATGCGTCCGACTATTTGGGTATGGATGTGGATGTGCAGGTGCGCAACGCGGCCTCTTGA
- the ftrA gene encoding transcriptional regulator FtrA, with protein sequence MTKITPTVASAHATTGPLVVAPVYDGLCTFEFSIVAEVFGLSRPEMGPGWYRFASAAIEPGPLRAHGGLRVTADGGADLLEQADLIVMAGWKGVHVPVPDELVQRLRKAWARGARLASICSGAFVLAATGLLDGRRAATHWRYAKALQAAHPSIDVDASVLYAEGDRVFTSAGSAAGIDLMLHIVRGDFGVEAANSVARRLVMPPHRSGGQAQFIERPVPADGDQRLVQLLDQVRADLQAPWTVDQMASHVAMSPRTFLRRFVELTGQSPGQWVTAERMEHAKRLLEGSALSVERIATEVGLGSLQALRHHFQQQLGLSPRDYRATFGRPQSAGV encoded by the coding sequence ATGACAAAAATCACGCCAACTGTCGCTTCTGCTCATGCCACCACCGGGCCACTGGTCGTCGCCCCGGTGTACGACGGGCTGTGCACGTTTGAGTTTTCCATCGTGGCCGAGGTGTTCGGCCTCTCCAGGCCCGAGATGGGGCCAGGCTGGTACCGCTTTGCCAGCGCCGCGATAGAGCCCGGCCCGCTGCGCGCGCACGGCGGGCTGCGCGTGACGGCGGATGGCGGGGCGGACCTGTTGGAGCAGGCGGATTTGATCGTCATGGCGGGGTGGAAGGGCGTGCACGTGCCGGTGCCGGACGAACTGGTGCAGCGCCTGCGCAAGGCCTGGGCGCGTGGTGCGCGCCTGGCGTCCATCTGCTCCGGCGCCTTTGTGCTGGCCGCCACCGGCCTGCTGGACGGCCGCCGCGCGGCCACCCACTGGCGTTATGCCAAGGCCCTGCAAGCGGCGCACCCCAGCATCGACGTGGATGCGAGCGTGTTGTATGCAGAGGGTGACCGCGTTTTTACCTCGGCCGGCAGTGCAGCCGGGATTGATTTGATGCTGCACATCGTGCGCGGCGACTTTGGTGTGGAGGCTGCCAACAGCGTGGCGCGCCGCCTGGTCATGCCGCCGCACCGCAGCGGTGGGCAGGCGCAGTTCATCGAGCGGCCGGTCCCTGCCGATGGCGACCAGCGCCTGGTGCAGTTGCTGGACCAGGTGCGCGCCGACCTGCAGGCGCCGTGGACGGTGGACCAGATGGCTAGCCATGTGGCCATGAGCCCACGCACCTTTCTGCGCCGCTTTGTAGAGCTCACGGGCCAGTCACCGGGCCAGTGGGTGACCGCCGAACGCATGGAACACGCCAAGCGCTTGCTGGAGGGCAGCGCGCTGTCGGTGGAGCGCATCGCCACCGAAGTGGGCCTGGGCAGCTTGCAGGCGCTGCGCCACCACTTCCAGCAGCAACTGGGCCTGTCGCCGCGCGACTACCGCGCCACCTTTGGGCGGCCGCAGTCTGCTGGAGTTTAG
- a CDS encoding rhodanese-like domain-containing protein: MPTSVTAIPAAPSAIAEEHFAAEFTFEADCWDTHDALASGADFVLLDVRPAEQFARGHVPGAIHLPHGKIVASKMAQWPADTLFVTYCAGPHCNGAARGALRLARLGRPVKIMAGGITGWVDEGFALETGMPGN, translated from the coding sequence ATGCCTACCAGCGTGACCGCCATCCCCGCCGCCCCTTCGGCCATTGCCGAGGAACACTTTGCCGCCGAGTTCACTTTTGAGGCCGACTGCTGGGACACCCACGACGCGCTGGCCAGCGGTGCCGACTTTGTGTTGCTGGACGTGCGGCCCGCCGAGCAGTTTGCGCGTGGCCATGTGCCCGGCGCCATCCACTTGCCGCACGGCAAGATCGTCGCCAGCAAGATGGCCCAGTGGCCGGCCGACACGCTGTTTGTGACCTACTGCGCCGGGCCGCACTGCAACGGCGCGGCACGTGGCGCGCTGCGCCTGGCCCGGCTGGGGCGGCCGGTGAAGATCATGGCCGGTGGCATCACCGGCTGGGTGGACGAAGGGTTTGCGCTGGAGACCGGGATGCCCGGCAACTAG